In Phaseolus vulgaris cultivar G19833 chromosome 3, P. vulgaris v2.0, whole genome shotgun sequence, the sequence taaaaatttattatggaAGTAGGCTAGAGATTATATCCACAGGTGTAAAGAgtctaaataaaaattagataaaCATTTAATctgttaaataaaaaagaaaattgttttgtgaAAGTGAAAATTATCAGAAAGGACAAGGATTAGTGTATTAATAGACTCATTCCTAAGTCATTATTGGTCATTTTATCATCCCATATTTTCTTAATGCAATCTCATATTTCATATTTCACATTTcaaaatttttaataacatcttactatatgagaataaaattatgaaaCCATTTGTCtaataaatctaaataaataaaaaattaaatttattcaaaaattctatttaaaaattgttttttattaatttttaaaaaaagtatttcttATGCGGATTGACACGCTAGCCCGCGGCTCAACCCAAATGTCTGACGGGCTAGAAAAATCAACTCGCATATTCTACGTATGACAGGTCAACTCAACCCACATTTTATGAACTAAGTGCAGGACAGACATATGTGAGACAGGTCAACCCGCATTGTCATTGTATTGTTATTATCATCATAATAATTAAGtattattacatttaaaataaaatatttcataagaTGTGAAGCAGATATTCcgtatttatattaaatatataattaataacttcataactaattatgattttttaatttatttctaaagttattaaataaatacatatacaaATTATCTTATCCGTTATTAACATAATCAAAGAACATTAGAAATTTCACATAAGAAAACTTGAGACTGTGCATAATCAGAGTTTTCCGGTTTTCAAGCtctaaaagataattttttatatgttttgaaAGCTTATGAAttctagttttaaaataaatatttacttttgAAAAACTTCATACCAAATTTGAAACAAAGAAAATCTAAGTTACTTCATTTGAAGTTTTCAATATAAAAGTATGAACTTCCAAAGGTCATAGCTTctgcatttaattttttttttctgaaatccTCTTTTGAATGATTTAAAGCCTAAACTAAAGTGTTTTAACTCTACTTCTAAACAAAATTAGTATTATATCATATGGATGAAAAAATTAAGCCTAACACAGATCAACTTCATTTGTACTTTTTCAAATTACATACTCTACAagaaacattaatttaaaatgtcaaataaaattaaaaaattgtacatCATACGCAGTtgaaaatgttattaaatatagTTTGTAAATGCTAAATTAGTTTTGAAAAAAGTTTTAccagttgataaaaaaaaatcaataagttTGTGTTACTTTCTtcagtatttttaaaatagaggtttaaaattagaaaacttATAACttattcctttggaaaactttttAAATGATTCTAAATTCTCAATTGAATATTTTCATGATATGGGAACTGTAAAACATAAAGAGAAAAGTACATAAACAAAACAAAGATCGTTTATAATTTTTCAGCTTATAGGcccagaaagaaaaaataaatatttgagatataaaattaaatctaaatgttATAAATTATACATAGTTGAAATTATTATTCTATATAGTTTCGAAATATGaaattagatttttaaaattcattacaaattgatatagttaaaaaatttaagCTACGCTACTTCTGAACATTTTAATCCAAGAGTACCAACTTCCAAGGTTCATATCtcctttattttaaaactattttagtaACTCCAAAATCTATGTTGAATAACTTTGAGTCTAGTTTCTAAAAAAACGAATTTTGataaatttcattaaattaaactttaattattttttgttcagAATTTGGGTACACTGATTTTTGGATTTacgtttttaattttttttaaagtagaaaataaacccataaaattgtataaatattttgaCAAAGCATCTCTTCGATTTATGAAAATTTCCAAATGAAAATAGTAAAAATGTGATCTTGGTTAGTCACAAACAATTAAAAAGTTACCAACATATCCAGAATTTGATAtagattaaatatatataaaagataaagaagttgTAGTAAAAAATAAAGCATGAAAAAGTATTGCAGACGATTTCAAGGAGAAGGAAATGTCCAATAGACTCTTCGTAGGAACCAATGGTGTGTTTGAGAAATAGGGTAAGTGAGAATTTTGTATAGAAGATTTATTTGTAGGAAAAAGAGAAATAGACTTCTCAATCTTTTATTTTACTCTAATAAATGTTTGTGTAACATCTAATTTATTTCATGGAAAGTCTCTTTTCACtcgtatttttgaatttttttttagtgttgaCACTTAATGTCTTAACTTTTGGTATTTGGTTTTAGTGATGGGTATTTGTAAAAGGTTTTTTAACGCTGAAGTCAATATTTTGTATTCAGTATACTTTTACAATGATTTAGCACTCAACCCATTAGACTAAATATTGTAATGACTAGATTAGACGATCACtacaatttttgtatttttagcaAGATTATTTATTAGTTTTGGTTTTTTGATTTGCCCTCTTTTCATTCTCCACTTGCAATCACTTTAGATAGCTTTTTAAATATGTCTTTTGATACTTGAAtcgattttttatttttatttttttatcaacaataacaaatatataaaagcGAACCACTTAAGGGGTGGAACAACTCATTTACAAGGGATACAAATCCACCGTCTACCAGGACCCCCCCAACCAATCAAGCACAAGCGCAGACCACTCAAAGGCCCTATCATACCTTAAGAAATCAAACTCATACATATCAGGGGTTCCAAACACCAACTGAAAAAGGAGATTGAAGCAGCATGAGATTCGCAGAAATCCAAGACCAGACCTTTACTTGCATCAAAGTACAAACTTCCGACGCGTCGACCACCCCCTATTGAAGATAACCAAATTTCTGTGAATCCAGATTTCCCCCACTACCCCAACCCAAATTTTATTCCAAACTTCATTAATCAAAGCGGGGGACGTGTTCATCTTGAACTGTGCAAAGTTTAACATAAGGTCATTGTGAGAAACGAACGACACACCCAGCCACTTATAGCAGAAGCCCTATACCCGCCAAGCAAAGTTGCATTCGAAAAACAAGTGACGGTATGACTCTTCCTCCTTTCCACACAAACAACACAAGGAACTTTCCACCAGCACCCCTCGTCTTTCCAAGTTGACCCTGGTGGCAATCTTGTTCTGcaacaccctccaagccgtAAGTAAAGCTGAAGGAACCGCTTTACAATTCCATAGCTTTCTAAAAATCGGAGAAGGGTTTGTCACGTTAACCCTCCTCACCAAAGAGTACGCAGAGTTAACAGAGAACTTCTGATCACCCTCTCCTTTCCACACCCACCTATCCGCCTCTCCCAAACTCATCCTCGTCTCAAGTAAAGCCTGGCTCAACTGATCCACCATAGGCATCTCCCAATCAAAGAAAGACCTGCGCCAGTCTACATGCCACACCCACACACCATCAGACTAGGACCCAAGCTCAGCCACCCTAGCATTTTTGACCGTACAAATAGAAAACAGTCTCAAAAGTGCTCTCTTCAGTGCACCACCATAAAGCCATCTATCCTCCCAAAAAGAAATGTCCTTCCCGTCACCAACTTTTCACTTGAAcccatcttcaaaactttcgcCCCATCCCTCCGAGGCTCAAACCTCTTTCAAGTCTTTCCACTAAAGAGAACACCTACTACTTCTATCTTCTCCTCTCAAACTTCTCCAACCACCATATTTAGAGGCGATGATCTCCTTCCAAAGATCGCCCTTATCCGAACCCAACCTCCAAATCCATTTTCCTAACAGAGCCAGATTAAGGTATGATAGGGCCAGATACTTGAATCGATTAATTTTGGATTCTACAatatcttcatcttttcttATTGTGACAGGTGCTCAAAACAGAAAACTTGAAtttgttttcaatttgttttgtTTCAAATCTCTTTAAGAAACTAATTTGAATGTATTTGTAATATGGGTtagtaaaacaaattaaaacataataagaAAATCTTTTTGTTCCAGATAATACGTTATACTAAAAACATTCTACTTTAGATTttcaattattcaattattcaatgtgtttatgtttaaaaaaattagaaatatttgCAATATATTGCCATTGATAAAATCTCTTTAATCAAGATAattttaaacaatatatttttatttcttaaaagaCACATTAATATCTTTTGTTCCACAAAATTtgcatataaaatatttttgttttcatatattatattacTTTGATTAAAGGTGTGTTTAGCAAATATGTGTATTATAAAGATTTTGTTTCTCctaattaattgttttaaacaaaatatgttaggcattcaatttgttcatcaaaCCATTTGTCATGAACAATCTATTAGACCGTCTCTTGTGAACACATGTTGTATATGTTTAGAAAGTACTGTAGTTGTACAAAATATTGTTAGAACATTCAAGAAACAAATCAACCATTCAATTTGTTTTTGTTgtaatcaaaacataaacttcACATAtgattaaaacataaatttcataTACAATCTTCTAGTCATTAGATCGTCTAATGTGATATAGATCGCCCATAATCTCAACAGACTATTTAGGAACTTAACAAACCATCTAAACAGATCGTCCAATGTCTCAACAAATCACAACAAAATTCGAACAAGCTTTTTAGTATGAATTTTCGTCTTAATTAATATTGCAGTTATTTTGTtccaaataatatataatctttGATCAACACCAGAAATTTGGTTGTTGGAATTTGAAGTGGAAGGTACAAACTAAACAATTGCTTTTAAAGTCTGaattaaagtttttaatttattataattcattcatttatatactttttataataaattaaaataatttgtttgtttCCGTATCGCACTATAGATAAAGTGAACAAAACTTCAAATACTGAATTTTTTGGAAGAACCCACCACATCAAGATGAAATCAAGCATAATTGATGAAtgagtatattttattttgaaattattttttattttattttgtaatttaatgTTTAATGAACTTTGTATTTGAATTTGGTTTAACTTATGAAATccttaaaatgtatttaaaatatattaaaactatttttaattatatttttgaaaagtGCAGGTAGAGCTGTAGAACCGGCGATGGGTTATGTAGGAGGAGTGGAgtcttattaaaattaaaaaattgaatgagCTTTAAGATGATGGCAGTTTCCTCCTACACCCGAACAATGTTGTGCAAAGACAAAACCATTTCCATGTGAAAAttgtacatttatttttttacattttggaTTATGAAATCCGATAAATTTTTGTATTGGCGCTTTcggtaaaattttggattggcGCGTCCAGTAACATCGCAGATTGGATTGGTGCTTCCGGTAGTACATGAATGACAATGttaatccaaaaaaaattaaaaatgtagaACATCCATTAATAAAAAACCATTCCgccaatccataattcaaaatatgcatttcagatttagaaatccataattgaaaaaaaccATTCTAGATCCAccaatcataataaaaattaggcTACCTGATTCAACAATCcgaaaatcaacaatttatgtaACATTGCTTTCTAAACACCCCCTCATCCAAAAAGCAACATAATTCACTTTCAAATTGATGAATCCATAACTCACTCTCAAATCCCAATTCAAATAAAAGGTAAAGGTTAGTTTAAGATTTAaaaattgtggggtgcaggaagaaactaccTAAGATGATAGTTTAAAGGAAGGGACTCAATCACAAATCCAGCTCTTTGTGTACCTGTGAAATAAgtttatttagataaaaaaaaatatagaattaaTTATAGTTTGGACTAAAACTTATTTAGtcatttatcttttaaatttagttaatttaaatcttttaaaatagtAACTATTTTCGATTTGGAGATGagattttaaattcttttttaacTTATCCAAGATGTGaaatttatcataataaatTCATTCACATGAAAATTATTAAACCAATTGATTTTGAACCAAAAACATGATAAAATTTTCGTGGAAACAAAATTCCACAAACTGTTGTAAAAGAATCTAAAATTAAACTTCACTCCTTTTTTCGATAGAATCacttttcataatatttataactatttttttattaaaaaataattgaatttcataattttcatgTAAACAAATGTAAAGATAAATGTTTCAATCATCCAAAAAAGTGTTCACAATCTAAAATATATGATTTAACCTGCCTCAAACTCTGTTCAAAGTAaggtattaaataaaaattaaacatggTCATAATAGCCAATCATGCGAACAATCGGTCATACACTTAGCCAATCTTCTTCAAACTCCAAATGCAACCTAAAAGTTGTGCATGTTATACAATTCATTCAAGGGAGAAACACATTTTCTTGGATGTGAATATAATCTTCGTTCAATTTAAAGGGCCACCATTTAAGAAACACAGACAAAATTAAGATTTAAGATTAAACTAGTATCTTGAAAATTTTCCAAGCTTCATAACAACTACTTAAGCATCCACAAGCTGAAGAAAGTTGATGCTACAATATGTATTCAAGGTCACAAGCATCTGTTTTCTGAATCAGATAACACAGCACAATAAACTGTTAAAGGCTATAGAATAAACAGTACAGTGTGATTAATCCTCTTCTTTTTCCGGAGGCAAACCACAAGGCAGGAGCATTTTCTGCACAAAAGATAGAGTTTGTTATGAATAGCTGATGACTGACAAGTTGTAAGCAACAATACTAAAAGAAGGTTAAGAAGACAAAGAAAAATTCAGAGAAGGGTCGTGCTATAACTACTCTTCAGATAATTCTAAATTGTACTTCTTGCTAATTCCTTTCAGAATTAAGTTCCTTGGTAAGTTGCTAAtaaaatgttatcaatttttttcttaaaccaaAAATGGCCCCTTGGTAAGTTGCTTTTGAGAAGATGAGCATGTCTTTCCTAAAATATAATTCATcttaatttagattttatatGAGAGATAAAGTGATTATACTGTAATCTAATGATGGCTAACGAACTTGCATGACCTATTTATGCATATGCAGAGACCCAGTGTCCTATGTTTTGAACATTGGTTGTGTTGGGTTGTCTGGGCATGCTCCATAACTCTTAAACACCAAAACTACTCATCCCTCCCTACACTTTCCTTTCAACAAGTTCAACAGAAAAGCATTACAAGTAACAGGtgattttcgtttcttttcacCTTTGTCTCAAAAGCACACAGACAACCTGTTTGGTGGAAATATATTGTTGTAAATCGATATCACAAAAGTCTCGTAACCCTCCGAATCTTGGAGGAGCTACCTTTAGATGCACTCCACTTTTCTCTCCACAACCGCTCAGCCAGGAGATGTGGTTCAGCTCAACCAGGTTTTGGGGTTCCTCCTCCATCTATAAATAAGTGTTTCTGCAGTGCTCGTAGAACACACATCTCTCACAGCTTCTTCACTCTTTTTCACCTCTTCATTCTTTCTCCTTTTCTAATATTTCCTTCACTCTTTTTCACCTCttcattctttctctttttctaatATTTCCTTCACTCTTGTTCACCTTttcattctttctctttctaaTATTTCTCGTGTCCTAAGTTCTTTTACTCTTAGGAATTTAAGAGTTCTTACTAGTTCTGAGATCCTCGGTATTATCCGAAAAGTTCTTATTGTATCCTGAAGAACTTGTGCAATATACTACAGATAAGTTCTTACAGACACCTCAAGAAATCAATCTTATCCGTGCTTTGCCAGCCTTATTTATTACATATATTTCACTACAAAGAAAAGCACTCGTGTGTATGTTATTGGGCAAAACTAGTAACTGTTCCCACTTCTTGTGGATGAACTCTCCAAATACAGTAGAACACCGAAAAAAAAGTGCATTGCTAGCATTTATCCTTTATTAAGATGACAGTGAAACAAAGTAGTGGATATAGATAGAAAGAAAACCTGCATAAAGTTATAGCGTTCCCTTCCAATAGATTCATTTTCAGCAATACCAACGTAAGCCAGTAAAGGGTAGTGGCCAATATATGATGCATAGCTATCACGTTGAATGTTCACTGCCCACTCACTGCACACCCATAAAAccaagaaaaacaaacaaaaattattgaaaacaaaaaatcaaaaattgagAATGAATTTTGGGGAAAAGAGTGAGAGCGAAACTGACAATCTGTTCAAATCGGCATGACCAGTTCCAACATATTTGGCTTGAAGATGTTCGAGCTGAGAGTTGATGTTAAACCTATCACTCGCCTGCATAAAACGCCCAAATTAATTTTGGTATCCAAATTTTGAAAACCCTAACTAAAAAAACGAAATTGCTGCCTTGGAAAGAAATTGGGAAAAGAGAGTGTACCTGCATGGTGTGAGATTGAGTTGCTATCAGTGCTTAGGGTTTTCCTTCAGTTCAGGTTCAAATGCTCTAAGATATAAACTTTGCTCACTTTCTTCTTGTATAGTGTGATTGGTTATGGTTAAtctacaataattaaaaaaaaaacataatatttttaattatgataaaatagttgtatttcttttttcttttttaatttttatataatatttaattatttgaaagtTATTGTAAAGACAAaaagatataataaaataaataagttgtaaaaagaattaaagaaaaaataacgaggaataattgtttattcaaaatgataacatattaaaataatcaattaggatttgtctaaataaataaattggacgtttaattttatatttcttaatttttataaattaaaattatctattatatttaattaaaacaaaatatttagaaGAGTAAATATTTCCTTAATAATtcgaaaaaaaagagtaaatatttaataattgtaaAACAATATCTTGAGACAGATTTTGAATTCAATTttgtgtaaataaaaaaaaggaaaaaaaagatatATGCTTAATCATTCCAAACAGAAAAATGAACATGTGATACTTTAAACAATATCTTAAGATGTATTATGAATTcgattttgtgaaaaaaaaggaaattataaaagagaaaaatgaacATGTGATACTTTAAACAATATCTTAAGATGTATTATGAATTcgattttgtgaaaaaaaagggaattataaaagagaagTGAGAAGAAGAACTATGAttgtttttttagaatgtgacaCACActcaaaacttatttttatttcttttttgtacttttttttgtttcatctttctcatgggAGATTAAACCTTAtgggttgattcctttgtaattctCCATTGATTTTTAAGTTTTGATCGATCAAAGTTTTGTTTTCAATTCTATTTGGCAATTTGTTTTAACCTTATGATCTTTTTTATATCTGTTTTTTGTAAGAGGTTGTTATTGAATAAATGTTAagggttaattttttttccctAGTTTTGATTTCTTGGTCAATTCTTAATATTCTAATTAATCTCTTAGGTGTATGATTCAAGAGGTAAAAGAGAAACATCTCATAAGTAAACATATAAGTGGAGTATTGAATACATAAGTAGACACATATTTTGTTGATAAGATTTAGTTGAATTGGATTCATGCATGTTTGATTTAGTTTGGCCGTGTTGTAGAATTGAAACATGATCATCTTTAGTATCTAACCATTAGTTGctaagattttagctactaattacTCTATAatctaaattagtcttttaaagactaatttaaaatataaaataatagtaattaaaatcctggtagctaatttaaatactaatttaaaattatttataattttttattaaaaatagaaatcactttaaataccaatagtttttttagtttttaaaataatatctaatttagttgatatagtgactaattatttttagtctctaagtTTGGTTggtatttaatgattttattgtagtataataataaattattgacaAATTATCTATTTAAAgactttattaattaaaattaggcGAGATAAAATTATAGTTTATTGAGAAATATGTAATGTTTAAAActtgaaaatagaaaaatggtAAATAGAAAATCCGAAATGATACTCTTTGCAAACTGagatttattgtttttttcagtttttttttctcttacgtaattttgtcttttttttttctatcatttgTATTTCTTGTACTTTATCCTCCACATTATTTAGTTCTCCAaccctttattttatatttaattaacattttaGTTTCTTATAAATTGAACATTTTcaattaactttttattaaaaaaaattggttctATTGAGTACCCagattttttacattttaaaaaagtataatattaaagtctaaattatattatttatttttatttttgaaaatttatatggatcaatataataaattttcatcAATCAATATCATATCAAAGATGAGCAGTATTGCAAGATTTTACATCTATGAACTTTCTAGTTGAGTTTCTTTTCAATAAAtgttcaaatttaatatttactttGTATTGATAAACCTTTcaattattcaaatttataagGTTAATAcgttacaaattaattttaggttaaatcaataatttaaataaattttataacttcTAAAGAGATAaccaaatatttatatttccaAAAGGTCCCAAATTTTACATATCAGGTCTCATCAAAAGAACTAATTTTAAGAGTTTTTAAAAGTATGCATACCTGTTACTAGTTTTTGAAGTACTCGAACATAAATATATTCTCTACAATCAACTTCAAAGATTATGTTCAGTTGaatataaaattttcatttataatttaaCTACCCAAGAAAGATA encodes:
- the LOC137806499 gene encoding uncharacterized protein At4g14342 isoform X2 → MQASDRFNINSQLEHLQAKYVGTGHADLNRFEWAVNIQRDSYASYIGHYPLLAYVGIAENESIGRERYNFMQKMLLPCGLPPEKEED
- the LOC137806499 gene encoding uncharacterized protein At4g14342 isoform X1, giving the protein MQASDRFNINSQLEHLQAKYVGTGHADLNRFEWAVNIQRDSYASYIGHYPLLAYVGIAENESIGRERYNFMQKMLLPCGLPPEKEED